One part of the Hydra vulgaris chromosome 01, alternate assembly HydraT2T_AEP genome encodes these proteins:
- the LOC105845433 gene encoding uncharacterized protein LOC105845433, which translates to MSNSARKSAYVFDYRITFLGGEKVGKSALINQIVKKTFIEQYTPTVSNYITHIVELEGYAHVCLITDTAGVEDFPAMRKLAILKGNAFVVVYAVDNRSSFETAKKIVLQIKHLKESDEETRVVLVGNKSDLSRVVSFEEGLDYSKRLDEEHFRSAFVESCAKVIESSENIINTTLNLYLSPKNYFQNIGSLNQFTRQRSFKSINKKNGSSAKNLNVSGNNSEKEEISIPCNKPHPRFQKRSISQPNIKTTANIDTLLAKNSKLKALDNIRRGSLPQKLLSHTVYRIRSCSISNSPSSTSISSRESDEPNQDLENIILAIPELNSLKPKHKNSINKKVRNIFRYFKPDLTIS; encoded by the coding sequence ATGTCTAATTCTGCCAGGAAAAGTGCTTATGTGTTTGATTACAGAATAACATTTTTAGGGGGAGAAAAAGTTGGCAAGTCAGCATTGATAAaccaaattgttaaaaaaacttttattgaacaGTATACGCCAACTGTTTCAAATTATATTACGCATATTGTAGAATTGGAAGGTTATGCACATGTCTGCTTGATAACTGATACAGCTGGAGTAGAAGATTTTCCAGCAATGAGAAAACTCGCAATATTAAAAGGAAACGCTTTTGTAGTTGTGTATGCTGTTGACAACCGGAGTTCTTTTGAAACAGCGAAGAAAATAGTTCTCCAAATAAAGCACCTTAAAGAATCTGATGAAGAAACGCGAGTTGTTCTCGTTGGTAACAAAAGCGATTTATCGCGCGTTGTTTCGTTTGAAGAAGGACTCGATTATTCAAAACGTTTAGATGAAGAACATTTTAGAAGTGCATTTGTTGAGTCTTGCGCTAAAGTAATTGAATCTTCTGAGAACATTATAAATACAACTTTGAACTTATATTTGTctccaaaaaattattttcaaaacattggCTCACTTAACCAATTTACTCGTCAACGttcatttaaatcaattaacaaaaaaaatggaagCTCGGCTAAAAATCTGAATGTGTCAGGTAATAATAGTGAAAAAGAAGAGATAAGTATACCTTGTAATAAACCTCACCCAAGATTTCAGAAGCGCTCGATAAGTCAACCAAACATAAAAACTACCGCAAATATAGACACACTTTTggcaaaaaattcaaaattaaaagctttGGATAACATCAGAAGAGGTTCCTTGCCACAAAAACTCTTGTCACACACAGTATATCGTATTCGTTCATGTAGTATAAGCAACTCACCTAGTTCAACTTCAATAAGCAGCCGCGAAAGTGACGAACCTAATCAAGATTTAGAAAACATTATTCTTGCTATTCCAGAACTAAACTcattaaaaccaaaacataaaaattcaataaacaaaaaagtgcGAAACATTTTTAGGTACTTCAAACCAGATTTAACTATATCTTAA
- the LOC136074359 gene encoding uncharacterized protein LOC136074359 yields the protein MPRKCSFIGIEKFPKKLLMWIAISDRGMSEPLFRTSKAVAIDSSIYINECLEKRLLLFIHKYHGDFNYLFWPDLASSHYSKDSLNWMDQYVYYVDKESNPPNVPQARPIENFWGHLAQKVYEGDWQASTEQVLIDRIKLKLQEINLNFLQSHMKGVRAKLRSITDGGVFSYKK from the coding sequence aTGCCCAGAAAGTGTTCGTTTATAGGAATAgagaaatttccaaaaaaattattaatgtggATAGCCATATCTGACCGTGGTATGTCCGAGCCATTGTTTCGCACTTCCAAGGCTGTAGCGATCGATTCATCaatctatattaatgaatgttTAGAAAAACGACTTCTTCTATTTATTCACAAGTATCATGGAGactttaactatttattttggcCAGATTTAGCAAGTTCTCATTATTCTAAAGATTCTCTAAATTGGATGGACCAATATGTCTATTACGTTGATAAAGAATCCAATCCCCCAAATGTGCCTCAAGCACGaccaattgaaaatttttgggGACATTTGGCACAGAAGGTTTACGAGGGAGATTGGCAAGCTTCAACAGAGCAAGTTTTGATTGATCGCATTAAACTAAAACTacaagaaattaatttaaactttttacagtCGCATATGAAAGGCGTCAGAGCAAAATTGAGATCAATTACAGATGGTGgtgttttttcatataaaaaataa